From the Streptomyces sp. Sge12 genome, the window CGGGGCGATCGAGTCCCCGAAGCTGCTGCTGCTCTCCGGCATCGGCCGTCCCGAGCAGTTGCGCGAGCACGGCATCGAGGTCACCGCGGCCCTGCCCGGGGTCGGCGAGAACTTCCACAACCACGTCCTGACCGGACTGATGGCCGAGGTCACCCAGGAGCTCCCGCCGCCGGCGCAGAACCTGTCGGAGAGCGCTCTATTCCTGTCCTCGCAGCCCGGGCTGCCCGCCCCCGACCTGCAGATCGCCTTCGTCCACGTGCCCTTCGACGTGATCGTCGGCCAGGACCACCCGCACACGGTGTCCATCCTGCCCGGAGTCGTACGGCCCGTCTCGCGCGGCTGGATCAAGCTGGCCAGCGCCGACCCGCTGGCCCACCCGCTGATCAACCCGAACTACCTGGGCGACCGGTGGGACCTGGAACGGATGGTGCAGGGCGTCAAGGTCGCCCGGGAGATCTTCGCGACCTCCGCCTTCTCCCCCTGGTACAAGCAGGAGCTGCAGCCCGGCCCGGGCTACGTGAGCGACGACGACCTGCGGACCTTCGTGAAGCAGAAGTCGGAGAGCTACCACCACCAGGCCGGCTCCTGCCGGATGGGCATCGACGACTTCTCCGTCGTCGACCCCGAGCTGCGGGTGCACGGCGTACGGAACCTGCGCGTGGTCGACGCGAGCGTGATGCCCGCGGTCCCGTCCGGCAACTGCCACACCGCCATCGCGATGATCGCCGAGCGCGCGGCGGACTTCCTGAAGGGGGCCTCCCGTGTCTGACGCGGTCCTGCGCGACGGCGCACTGTCCGGGACCCGGATCGCGGTCCTGGTCGAGAGCGACTACTACGAGCCGGAGATCTTCTACTACCAGCGCCGCTTCGCGGAGGAGGGCGCCGAGGTCGACTTCCTGACCCGGCTGTGGGGCAACGACTCCATCACCTTCACCGGGCACGAGTACCGGGCGCCCTTCACCGCCACGCAGTCCCTGGAGGGGCTGAGCGACGAGGAGCTGCGCCGCTACGCGGCGATCATCGTGCCCTCCGGCATGGTGGCCGACCGGCTGCGCTACACCGAGGACGTGGACGTCCTCGCCCCGGCGACCGAGCTGCTGCGCCGGGCCTTCGCGGAACCGACGGTGCTCAAGGGGATCATCTGCCACGGCATGTGGCTGGCCTCCTCGATCCCGGACCGGATCCGCGGCCGCAAGGTCGTCTGCCACAACAACCTCATCGGCGACGTGCGGAACATGGGCGGCGAGTACGTCGACGAGGACGTGGTGGTCGACGGTGACCTGGTCACCGGCCGCACCGGGGCCCACCACCACCTCTTCGCCCGCCGGATCATCGAACTGATCGCGGCGGGCCGGGGCCGGGGAGCCGGCTGATGGCCGGGCTGCGCTGGTCCCACGTAGGACTGAACTGCACGGACCAGAAGACCACCGAGGAGTTCTACACCCGGTACTTCGGCTTCGCCCGCGCCCGGGTGGTCGATCTCGGGGAGGCGCAGATCGTGTTCCTGCGCAAGGGGGACGCGTACCTGGAGCTCTTCGCGGCCGGCGGCACCGAACCGGCGCGTGCGGCGCACGACGACGGTCCGCAGGCCCCCGGCCGGATGCGCCACCTGGCCTTCCAGACCGAC encodes:
- a CDS encoding DJ-1/PfpI family protein, which translates into the protein MSDAVLRDGALSGTRIAVLVESDYYEPEIFYYQRRFAEEGAEVDFLTRLWGNDSITFTGHEYRAPFTATQSLEGLSDEELRRYAAIIVPSGMVADRLRYTEDVDVLAPATELLRRAFAEPTVLKGIICHGMWLASSIPDRIRGRKVVCHNNLIGDVRNMGGEYVDEDVVVDGDLVTGRTGAHHHLFARRIIELIAAGRGRGAG
- a CDS encoding VOC family protein, which translates into the protein MAGLRWSHVGLNCTDQKTTEEFYTRYFGFARARVVDLGEAQIVFLRKGDAYLELFAAGGTEPARAAHDDGPQAPGRMRHLAFQTDSVDAFLASLGDAAEVTLGPLDFDDFICGWRTVWVRDPDGVIVEVSQGYEDDGSHDKDGA